CGACGTATTATTTCGCAGTTATCGGTCTCTTACAAAGCGAAATAGTATCAATGTAAAAGCAAAAGATTAAACCAATCAGTGGTGTTTTTTTCTATTGAATAATTCACGAGATTTAAACCCCAATAACCATCCATAATAGAGGTGACTTGATTTGTTTTTATATTCTGGAAAAGAATATTGGCTTCTTTAAGCCAGTAACTTGCAACTTGTAAATACTTTGTATTTTTATACATTGACCCAAAGTAATGATATATCATTGCATTTCCAGTATAACCCGAAATAATAGAAATTCCATTATTATCCAATAGTTCTTTTTTTTGAATGAGAGAAAAAGATAAAATTCTTAATGCCCAATCTGTATATGCTTTGTCCAAACATTTACCCAGTCTAAAAAAAAGGAGAGCCAAAGCAAGATTACCAGTATCCCATGATAAATTGTTGGTCATAATAATTTCATTCGTGTTTCGGTCGTATTTATCTGGAAAAAAATTCAAAAATTCGCTATTAGTATAAACATCCATTTTTACTTTAACTATGGACTCAATTACATTATCAAGAACAGACAATATTTGCTTATTTCCCGTTCTTTCAAATGCCAAACAAAGACATATAGTAATACCAACAATACCATTTTTGATACTTAAATTGAGTGGTTCTTCTTGATAGAAAGCATAAAATTTTTGAATTATTTTTTTTGTTAATATTTCTATTGCCTTAATGGTTTCATTTGGAGGTAATGAAAAAAAATAGTTAATCGACATTGAAGCACCATTCCAATAATGAATAGCATTCCGCTCGGACAGTTCAATACCTTTTTGAAGTATAATGTCATTAACTTTTTTTAAAAATGTTTTATCCGATTTTTTTTTGAGATAAAACCCAATCAAAGTATAATGCCAAAGTTCTAATTCATTATCATACTTCGTCAAAGATTCTTTTGAAACAGAATCAAAATTACTGGCGTTATTCATAATAACTTCGCAAAAATTATTCTCAATTTGAATTGATTTTGCGAAATTATCATAAATTTGAGTCATAAAAGAAGATGTATTAACGATTGTTTATCATAACTGTTGTTGGAATAGTAACACTCGTTTTGCCATTTGTTGATAATGATTTAAAAAATGATACGGTTGTTTTAGTTAATCTTAATGATGTTTGTGTCTTTTTCATTAGTCATAATTGTTTATGTTTACAGACCAAAGTTGTTGTCTGCAAAAACTAAAAAGAAAAAGATTATATATTCTAAACTATTGCCGATATGAATCTTGCGAATGACATTAAGCTAAGAGAAAAGGATATCCTCTTAAACTGGTGGGTACATGTTTTTTTTTGGAATGCTTATGTATTTATCGCTTTTAATGCTTATTTAATTGAACCCAAGAACATAAATACTTTTGATAGATTTATTGATGTTTATGTACATAACCTTTTGGCTATTTCAGTATGCTTCTACTTACAATTCTTCCTTTTGTTACGTATGAGGGGGGGGTGGAAGTTATCAAGCTTCATTCTAATTTTTACTGTTTTTACAATACTTCGGATTATTATTAATGAAATGTTATGGCGTTGGGGGGTAACTGCTTTAAGTTCAAAAAGCACTACAACCTATTTAGATGGATTTATTGTATATTTTTTTTTTGGAGGAATGGGGACAGGATTTTATTTTGCCATAAATACAATAAAAAAACAAGAAGTGATTTTTCTGCTAGAAAGAGATAAGTACAATAATGAGATTAAGCTTCATGAGGAAAAAATTCGTAATCAACAACTTCAAATAGAAGGCCAAAAATCAGAGATGTCAAGGTTGAATGCTCAAATTAACCCTCATTTCTTGTTTAACACATTGAATTTTTTTTATTCAGAGATTCGAACGATTCACCCAAAAATATCGGAGTCAATTCTTTTATTATCTGATATTATGAGATACTCATTAATTGAAAATCATAATGTAGATTTAGTACCAATTGAAGGTGAAATTAACCATATAAAGAACTATATAGATTTACAAAAAAACAGATATAATGATATTATGAATCTCTCACTTTGTATTGAGGGTGAAAGCAACGGCAAAAATAAAACAATTCCGCCTATGATACTTCTAACGCTGATTGAAAACTGTTTTAAATATGGAGACCTGTTCGATAGTAATGAATCCTGCCAAATAAACATCATATTAGAAGAAGACCG
This Emticicia oligotrophica DSM 17448 DNA region includes the following protein-coding sequences:
- a CDS encoding sensor histidine kinase; its protein translation is MNLANDIKLREKDILLNWWVHVFFWNAYVFIAFNAYLIEPKNINTFDRFIDVYVHNLLAISVCFYLQFFLLLRMRGGWKLSSFILIFTVFTILRIIINEMLWRWGVTALSSKSTTTYLDGFIVYFFFGGMGTGFYFAINTIKKQEVIFLLERDKYNNEIKLHEEKIRNQQLQIEGQKSEMSRLNAQINPHFLFNTLNFFYSEIRTIHPKISESILLLSDIMRYSLIENHNVDLVPIEGEINHIKNYIDLQKNRYNDIMNLSLCIEGESNGKNKTIPPMILLTLIENCFKYGDLFDSNESCQINIILEEDRFLYQSVNKVQPQTSYLPSTEVGQSNIKARLKMIYGEENFQFKTDVKNNRYYCNLSINYY